One Streptomyces sp. ML-6 genomic region harbors:
- a CDS encoding GNAT family N-acetyltransferase has protein sequence MPQHQNAPSVRPITDADVPAAVDTLARAFADYPYTRYVIAADNHGERIRRFQELCLTRISMVYGRVWVADEGRAVAAWSIPGQDPSPAFAELGPIFEELGGDRAAASEAVDAAVAPYRPQEPGWFLETVGTAPEVQGQGLGSAVLLPGIEEAERAGYPAFLETSSEANVRFYERLGFKVTADVQLPDNSLRTWCMRRDPR, from the coding sequence ATGCCACAGCACCAGAATGCCCCTTCCGTACGTCCCATCACCGACGCCGATGTCCCCGCCGCGGTCGATACTCTCGCCCGGGCCTTCGCCGACTATCCCTACACGCGGTACGTGATCGCCGCAGACAATCACGGGGAGCGGATCCGAAGGTTTCAGGAGTTGTGCCTGACCCGCATCAGCATGGTGTACGGCCGTGTCTGGGTCGCTGACGAAGGGCGCGCCGTGGCTGCCTGGTCCATTCCCGGCCAGGATCCTTCGCCCGCCTTCGCCGAACTCGGGCCGATCTTCGAAGAACTCGGCGGCGACCGGGCTGCCGCGTCCGAGGCCGTGGACGCGGCTGTTGCCCCGTACCGGCCCCAGGAGCCGGGATGGTTCCTGGAAACCGTGGGAACCGCCCCCGAGGTCCAGGGGCAGGGCCTCGGCAGTGCGGTGCTGCTTCCCGGCATCGAGGAGGCCGAGCGCGCTGGGTATCCGGCGTTCCTGGAGACCTCCAGCGAGGCGAACGTGCGGTTCTACGAACGCCTCGGCTTCAAGGTCACCGCCGATGTCCAGCTCCCCGACAACAGCCTCCGCACGTGGTGCATGCGCAGGGACCCCCGCTGA
- a CDS encoding DUF6624 domain-containing protein — protein sequence MTHDVAALAVELTDMAAADHRTSVCANSDDPAEQLAWRRLTARHGDRLGEIMDEYGWPTAETVGEEAASAAWLIAQHADRQLDIQRRALHLMQQAVSAGAAGARELAFLRDRTLVNEGRKQIFGTQIAGVKDGAPVPWPCEEPERMDELRAEAGIEPFDEYVAKFAMH from the coding sequence GTGACGCACGATGTTGCCGCGCTGGCCGTGGAGCTGACGGACATGGCCGCGGCCGATCACCGGACCTCGGTCTGCGCGAACAGTGACGACCCCGCCGAGCAGCTGGCCTGGCGGCGGCTGACCGCCCGGCACGGTGACCGGCTGGGCGAGATCATGGACGAGTACGGCTGGCCGACGGCGGAAACGGTCGGCGAGGAAGCCGCGAGCGCGGCCTGGCTGATCGCCCAGCACGCCGACCGGCAGCTCGACATCCAGCGGCGCGCCCTCCACCTGATGCAGCAGGCGGTGTCGGCGGGCGCGGCCGGTGCGCGCGAGCTGGCCTTCCTGCGCGACCGCACGCTGGTCAACGAGGGCCGGAAGCAGATCTTCGGCACCCAGATCGCCGGAGTGAAGGACGGGGCGCCCGTTCCGTGGCCCTGCGAGGAGCCCGAGCGCATGGACGAACTCCGTGCGGAGGCCGGCATCGAGCCCTTCGACGAGTACGTCGCCAAGTTCGCGATGCACTGA
- a CDS encoding NAD(P)-binding domain-containing protein, with protein sequence MSSSTMPSSPQVTSGGSEAAVTVIGLGPMGRALAGAFVAAGVRTTVWNRTPGRDRELVERGAIGAASASEAVAASPLTVVCLVNYDASDAVLRQDAVTAALKGRTLVNLTADTPQRARDTGRWAGEHGIRYLDGAIMTPTPTIGTPEAVLIFSGPEELYREHREVLDALGGGHTHLGEEIGRAAAHDIALLDIFWTSMTGYMHALALAGAEGVSPRELAPFAQGIGAILPAIFQGTADDIEDGTYSGEGNPLTSAVSTMAHVVHASEAHGIDTGVMRAAEGLARRAVALGHGADGFSRIAELLARR encoded by the coding sequence ATGTCTTCTTCCACCATGCCTTCTTCCCCTCAGGTCACGTCCGGGGGTTCCGAGGCCGCCGTCACGGTGATCGGGCTCGGGCCGATGGGCCGTGCACTGGCAGGCGCGTTCGTGGCCGCCGGGGTGCGCACCACCGTGTGGAACCGCACCCCGGGCCGGGACCGCGAACTGGTCGAGCGGGGGGCGATCGGAGCCGCGAGCGCGTCGGAGGCGGTCGCGGCGAGTCCGCTGACCGTGGTGTGCCTGGTGAACTACGACGCCTCGGACGCGGTGCTGCGCCAGGACGCCGTCACGGCCGCGCTCAAGGGGCGCACCCTGGTGAACCTGACCGCCGACACCCCTCAGCGGGCCAGGGACACCGGGCGATGGGCCGGTGAGCACGGCATCCGCTACCTCGACGGCGCCATCATGACGCCGACGCCGACGATCGGCACGCCGGAGGCGGTCCTGATCTTCAGCGGCCCCGAGGAGCTCTACCGCGAGCACCGGGAGGTGCTCGACGCCCTGGGCGGCGGCCACACCCACCTGGGCGAGGAGATCGGCCGCGCCGCGGCCCACGACATCGCGCTGCTCGACATCTTCTGGACGTCGATGACCGGCTACATGCACGCGCTGGCCCTGGCGGGGGCGGAGGGCGTCTCGCCGCGTGAACTGGCCCCGTTCGCGCAGGGGATCGGCGCGATCCTGCCGGCGATCTTCCAGGGGACGGCCGACGACATCGAGGACGGCACCTACTCGGGCGAGGGCAATCCGCTGACCTCCGCGGTGTCGACGATGGCCCATGTCGTGCACGCGTCCGAGGCCCACGGCATCGACACGGGCGTGATGCGCGCCGCCGAGGGCCTGGCCCGCCGCGCCGTGGCGCTCGGCCACGGTGCGGACGGGTTCTCCCGGATCGCGGAGCTCCTGGCCCGCCGCTGA
- a CDS encoding winged helix-turn-helix transcriptional regulator, translating into MTRVRVDDPGVCGVAAAVAVIEGKWKTLLLWLLEAGPHRPGELRRKVPEISEKVLTQALREMESDGLVHREVYDVVPPKTVYSLTESGLELSLALAPLSHWGHRHLDRLATERTAS; encoded by the coding sequence ATGACACGCGTCCGGGTCGACGACCCCGGTGTCTGCGGGGTGGCCGCAGCCGTCGCCGTCATTGAGGGCAAGTGGAAGACGTTGCTGCTGTGGCTGCTGGAGGCCGGTCCGCACCGGCCCGGCGAGCTGCGCCGCAAGGTCCCGGAGATCAGCGAGAAGGTGCTGACCCAGGCCCTGCGCGAGATGGAGTCGGACGGACTCGTCCACCGCGAGGTGTACGACGTGGTGCCGCCGAAGACCGTCTACTCGCTGACCGAGTCCGGTCTCGAACTCTCACTGGCGCTGGCTCCGCTGTCCCACTGGGGCCATCGTCATCTGGACCGGCTCGCCACCGAGCGCACCGCGTCCTGA
- a CDS encoding MarR family transcriptional regulator yields MQRPPLESDFAFLPVRERHIAGFIDALPDGAVMDVKSLAKVLPLYGQMAVGSALKALSVAGHLRRVREHSDKGDQVRPVRWVTRTYWSRIARDNEWWNAFLNDETEPEQASEPEPVPAPEPVPEAAPVPEPEPEPEPEPVPASVPQQRTEEPQPQPETRPQSELEPQPHPESRPAPEPGPEAGSEEQRPSKAYMALARLGRADSRLALSAADCAELESLAAEWFERGVGAEYLTGALTAGLPDAIGSPFGFVRRRLRDKLPPRMPVTATRPAWEAPVRRRMVECTECRAPGRPEAFRDGLCKPCRQPGPAFGLDPDPVF; encoded by the coding sequence ATGCAACGTCCGCCGCTCGAAAGCGATTTCGCCTTCCTGCCCGTGCGTGAGCGGCACATCGCCGGCTTCATCGACGCGTTGCCCGACGGCGCGGTGATGGACGTCAAGTCGCTGGCCAAGGTCCTGCCGCTGTACGGGCAGATGGCCGTGGGCAGTGCGCTGAAGGCCCTGAGCGTGGCCGGACACCTGAGGCGGGTCCGGGAACACAGCGACAAGGGCGACCAGGTACGCCCGGTCCGTTGGGTCACCCGGACCTACTGGTCGCGGATCGCCCGCGACAACGAGTGGTGGAACGCCTTCCTCAACGACGAAACCGAGCCCGAGCAGGCGTCCGAGCCCGAGCCCGTACCGGCGCCGGAGCCCGTGCCGGAGGCCGCGCCCGTGCCCGAGCCGGAGCCCGAGCCGGAGCCCGAGCCCGTACCGGCGTCGGTCCCCCAACAGCGCACCGAAGAGCCGCAGCCGCAGCCGGAAACCCGGCCGCAGTCGGAGTTAGAGCCGCAGCCGCATCCGGAATCCCGGCCGGCTCCGGAACCGGGGCCGGAAGCGGGGAGCGAGGAGCAGCGGCCTTCGAAGGCATACATGGCCCTGGCCCGGCTGGGCCGGGCCGATTCCCGGCTGGCGCTCTCGGCGGCGGACTGCGCGGAGCTGGAGTCGTTGGCGGCCGAGTGGTTCGAACGGGGTGTGGGCGCCGAGTACCTGACGGGTGCTCTGACCGCCGGACTCCCCGATGCCATCGGCTCACCCTTCGGCTTCGTACGCCGCCGCCTGCGCGACAAACTCCCGCCCCGCATGCCCGTCACCGCCACCAGGCCCGCATGGGAGGCACCGGTGCGCCGCAGGATGGTCGAGTGCACCGAATGCCGCGCCCCCGGCCGCCCCGAAGCGTTCCGCGACGGCCTCTGCAAACCCTGCCGCCAGCCCGGTCCCGCCTTCGGTCTCGACCCCGACCCTGTTTTCTGA
- a CDS encoding amidase: MTELHDLTALELAAAYARGETSPTEVVDHLLTRIGDGDRVGAFTTVSADRARVAAAEAERVLRSTDRAGLPRLFGVPTAVKDLEATAGVRTTLGSALFRDWIPEHDDEIVEVMAGAGLISLGKTTVPEFGAACYTEPEVAAPARSPFDLRRSAAGSSGGAAAAVGARLVPIAQGSDTAGSVRSPASACGVVGLKPSRGLVTAGPAGHDGMGLSVRGPIARTVRDTAAFLDVLAGRPGAGTVHPPRADHVDGYERACDAPVPRLRIALAQGSVSGGPVDPEVAGAAELTARTLAGLGHDVFVRDQAPDPELTEGFRAMFTALVGSRVMALDASHLRPIVRHLRSRAQEFTSAELAASIGVVQARARAWVLGHADADVVITPTVTGPPAFVGQLRDDTDPAAELAAMTAFTGNTVLANATGFPAISLPLGWSSQGLPLGVSLTAGWGREDLLLGVSASLEEALPWSHRYGEQAEA; the protein is encoded by the coding sequence ATGACGGAGTTGCACGACCTCACGGCCCTGGAGCTGGCCGCCGCCTACGCACGCGGCGAAACGAGTCCCACCGAAGTCGTGGACCATCTGCTGACCCGGATCGGGGACGGCGACCGGGTGGGGGCGTTCACCACCGTGTCGGCCGACCGGGCCCGCGTCGCGGCGGCCGAGGCCGAACGGGTCCTGCGGTCGACGGACCGCGCCGGGCTGCCGCGCCTGTTCGGCGTTCCCACCGCGGTCAAGGACCTGGAGGCCACCGCGGGGGTACGCACCACGCTGGGTTCCGCGCTTTTCCGCGACTGGATTCCGGAGCACGACGACGAGATCGTCGAGGTCATGGCCGGGGCCGGGCTGATCAGCCTCGGCAAGACGACTGTTCCCGAGTTCGGGGCCGCCTGTTACACCGAGCCCGAGGTGGCCGCCCCGGCGCGCAGCCCGTTCGACCTCCGCCGCAGCGCGGCGGGCAGCAGCGGCGGGGCGGCGGCCGCGGTCGGGGCCCGGCTGGTACCGATCGCCCAGGGCAGTGACACCGCCGGTTCGGTGCGCTCGCCCGCGAGCGCCTGCGGGGTGGTCGGGCTCAAGCCCAGCCGCGGGCTCGTCACCGCGGGCCCGGCGGGCCACGACGGGATGGGGCTCTCCGTACGGGGGCCGATCGCCCGTACCGTGCGCGACACTGCGGCGTTCCTCGACGTCCTGGCCGGCCGCCCCGGGGCCGGTACCGTGCATCCGCCCCGGGCCGACCACGTCGACGGCTACGAGCGCGCGTGCGACGCACCCGTGCCGCGGCTCCGGATCGCGCTCGCCCAGGGCTCGGTCTCGGGCGGTCCCGTGGATCCCGAGGTCGCCGGGGCCGCGGAGCTCACCGCCCGCACGCTGGCCGGTCTCGGGCACGACGTGTTCGTCCGGGACCAGGCGCCGGACCCTGAGCTGACCGAGGGGTTCCGGGCGATGTTCACGGCACTGGTCGGGTCGAGGGTCATGGCCCTCGACGCGTCACATCTGCGGCCGATCGTCCGCCACCTCCGGTCCCGGGCACAGGAGTTCACCTCGGCCGAGCTGGCCGCCTCGATCGGTGTCGTCCAGGCCCGCGCCCGCGCCTGGGTGCTCGGCCACGCCGATGCGGACGTGGTCATCACCCCGACCGTGACGGGCCCGCCGGCGTTCGTCGGTCAGCTCCGCGACGACACGGACCCGGCGGCGGAACTGGCCGCGATGACCGCGTTCACCGGCAATACCGTCCTGGCGAACGCCACCGGCTTCCCGGCCATCAGCCTTCCGCTGGGCTGGAGTTCGCAGGGCCTGCCGCTCGGGGTCTCGCTGACGGCCGGCTGGGGGCGCGAGGATCTGCTGCTCGGTGTGTCGGCCTCGCTGGAGGAGGCCCTGCCGTGGTCCCACCGCTACGGCGAGCAGGCCGAGGCTTGA
- a CDS encoding TetR/AcrR family transcriptional regulator, producing the protein MVVDKANNPKNGRPRAVTLDAILDAATELSDDRGLDAVSFRALADRLGVSPMAIHRTTGGIDALQHALVSRIVGEATRSVDWPDDWLGTVRLFANTLHDLLMRHPVVLEAHRRAALVGPGADDAAHRVVAALRSAGLDEEAAAYAYGALHDFVTGHVAIRLGRGDLELHQLPPERRAASVFAEHHDYDRRFAFGLDFVIGGIAAAAAAASAAAAAAPVSHAPHASPASPASPEEQR; encoded by the coding sequence ATGGTGGTCGATAAGGCAAACAACCCGAAGAACGGACGCCCCCGGGCGGTGACGCTCGACGCGATCCTGGACGCGGCGACCGAACTCTCCGACGACCGGGGGCTCGACGCCGTGAGCTTCCGCGCACTGGCCGACCGGCTGGGCGTGTCGCCCATGGCGATCCACCGCACGACGGGCGGCATCGACGCGCTCCAGCACGCGCTGGTGTCCCGGATCGTCGGCGAGGCGACCCGGTCGGTGGACTGGCCGGACGACTGGCTCGGCACCGTCCGGCTGTTCGCGAACACGCTCCACGACCTGCTCATGCGGCACCCCGTCGTCCTTGAAGCGCACCGCCGCGCCGCGCTGGTCGGGCCCGGCGCCGACGACGCCGCGCACCGGGTCGTGGCGGCGCTGCGCAGTGCGGGGCTCGACGAGGAGGCCGCCGCGTACGCGTACGGCGCCCTGCACGACTTCGTCACCGGCCACGTGGCGATCCGCCTCGGTCGCGGCGACCTGGAACTGCACCAGCTCCCACCGGAACGCCGGGCCGCGTCGGTGTTCGCGGAACACCACGACTACGACCGCCGGTTCGCCTTCGGTCTCGACTTCGTCATCGGTGGAATCGCCGCCGCCGCCGCAGCCGCATCCGCAGCCGCTGCCGCAGCCCCTGTGTCCCACGCACCCCACGCATCCCCCGCATCCCCCGCATCCCCCGAGGAGCAGCGATGA
- a CDS encoding alpha/beta hydrolase yields the protein MTPSPTDPAETELPGTELPGTELPGTELADTELPETHHVAAPGGRRIAYCSYGDPAAPPVIVLHGTPGSRYEGLALRRAATNAGLHLVFPDRPGYGETDPVPGRGFHRWNDDFVALLDHLGHERAPLVAISGGGGYALSAAQRLPDRVTRLILACAAVPGAPREAYARRIPLVKLLNLIAVRAPAIARQMLAGKGVFKKARNEPNLDAWPRSDRLIMTTPAFRALSGLDTAEGQRQGVDAAVTDLADYARPLPDPLGSVSVPTLFLHGEADGNVPVEVARWAHAQIPDAELRTVPDGGHLFLLADPELLLRELT from the coding sequence ATGACCCCCTCCCCGACGGACCCGGCGGAGACGGAACTGCCCGGGACGGAACTGCCCGGGACGGAACTGCCCGGGACGGAACTGGCGGATACGGAACTCCCCGAGACGCACCACGTGGCGGCCCCGGGCGGGCGCCGTATCGCGTACTGCTCGTACGGCGACCCCGCCGCCCCGCCCGTGATCGTGCTCCACGGGACCCCCGGCAGCCGCTACGAGGGCCTCGCCCTGCGGCGGGCGGCGACGAACGCGGGCCTGCACCTGGTCTTCCCGGACCGTCCGGGGTACGGCGAGACCGACCCCGTACCCGGTCGCGGCTTCCACCGCTGGAACGACGACTTCGTGGCCCTGCTCGACCACCTCGGCCACGAGCGGGCCCCGCTCGTCGCGATCTCGGGCGGCGGCGGGTACGCGCTCTCGGCGGCCCAGCGGCTCCCCGACCGGGTGACGCGACTGATCCTCGCCTGCGCCGCCGTTCCCGGAGCCCCCCGCGAGGCGTACGCGCGCCGGATCCCGCTGGTCAAACTGCTGAACCTGATCGCCGTCCGGGCCCCGGCGATCGCCCGGCAGATGCTTGCGGGGAAGGGCGTCTTCAAGAAGGCCAGGAACGAGCCGAACCTCGACGCCTGGCCCCGCTCCGACCGGCTGATCATGACCACCCCCGCCTTTCGGGCGCTGTCCGGCCTGGACACGGCCGAGGGACAGCGCCAGGGCGTGGACGCGGCCGTCACCGACCTCGCCGACTACGCCCGTCCGCTGCCGGACCCGCTGGGCTCGGTCTCCGTACCGACCCTCTTCCTGCACGGCGAGGCGGACGGCAACGTCCCCGTCGAGGTGGCCCGTTGGGCCCACGCCCAGATCCCGGACGCCGAACTGCGCACCGTCCCCGACGGCGGCCACCTCTTCCTGCTCGCGGACCCGGAGCTGCTCCTGCGGGAACTGACCTGA
- a CDS encoding GNAT family N-acetyltransferase, with product MPRLVAPLMSAGCLAASSQPSLPAEGGLLLRPWLLKDAAAVVEAFQDPAIQRWHLRRADSEEEAREWITQWQRGWQDERGVHWAVVDDHDTLLARVSLSSLILMGGQAEISYWTVPSARGAGVCSRAVAAAADWALGEAGFHRLELGHSVANPASCRTAERAGFAREGVRRDALLHADGWHDMHLHARIR from the coding sequence ATGCCCCGCCTGGTCGCTCCGCTGATGTCCGCCGGCTGTCTCGCCGCTTCCTCCCAGCCGTCCTTGCCCGCGGAGGGCGGGCTGCTGCTGAGGCCGTGGCTGCTCAAGGACGCCGCTGCCGTGGTGGAGGCATTCCAGGACCCGGCAATTCAGCGCTGGCACCTGCGGAGGGCCGATTCCGAGGAAGAGGCCCGGGAGTGGATCACCCAGTGGCAGCGCGGCTGGCAGGACGAAAGAGGCGTGCACTGGGCCGTCGTGGACGACCACGACACACTGCTCGCCCGGGTCTCCCTCTCGTCATTGATCCTGATGGGCGGTCAGGCCGAGATCTCGTACTGGACCGTCCCCTCAGCACGAGGCGCCGGTGTCTGCTCCCGCGCCGTGGCTGCGGCAGCCGACTGGGCCCTGGGCGAAGCCGGCTTCCACCGCCTCGAACTCGGGCACTCGGTGGCCAACCCGGCGTCCTGCCGGACGGCGGAGCGCGCGGGATTCGCGCGGGAGGGTGTCCGCCGCGACGCGCTGCTGCATGCGGATGGCTGGCACGACATGCACCTGCACGCCCGTATCCGGTAG
- a CDS encoding MerR family transcriptional regulator — protein MPDAAETGAGAEAEAGPEADGLTVGQVSTRLGVTVRALHHWDEIGLARPSMRTAAGYRLYTAGDLERLHRIVVYREVGLGLDRIRDVLDDSTADVPGALRAQRAQVTERIDRLQRLGAGLDRMIEAHERGLLLTVEQQTAIFGPRWDPDGPAEARRRYGDTTQWRQYAELSASRGPEEWQAVADAVAGLDRALADAMDAGVAPGSPEANRLAERHREVFTSYFPLTRQMQVCLGRMYEADPGFAAHYDGIRPGLAAWLRQIIDADARAHGIDPDTATWQ, from the coding sequence ATGCCTGACGCAGCTGAAACCGGAGCCGGAGCCGAGGCCGAGGCCGGTCCCGAGGCCGACGGCCTGACCGTCGGCCAGGTCTCGACGCGTCTGGGCGTGACCGTCCGCGCGCTGCACCACTGGGACGAGATCGGCCTGGCCCGCCCGTCGATGCGCACGGCCGCCGGATACCGGCTCTACACCGCCGGTGACCTGGAACGCCTGCACCGCATCGTGGTCTACCGCGAGGTCGGTCTCGGCCTGGACCGGATCCGGGACGTCCTGGACGACTCGACCGCTGACGTGCCGGGCGCGCTGCGTGCGCAGCGCGCCCAGGTCACCGAACGGATCGACCGCCTCCAGCGGCTCGGCGCCGGACTGGACCGGATGATCGAGGCCCATGAGCGCGGTCTGCTGCTGACCGTCGAGCAGCAGACCGCGATCTTCGGCCCCCGGTGGGACCCGGACGGGCCCGCCGAGGCCCGCCGCCGCTACGGGGACACGACGCAGTGGCGGCAGTACGCCGAACTCTCCGCCTCGCGCGGCCCGGAGGAGTGGCAGGCGGTCGCCGACGCCGTCGCCGGCCTCGACCGCGCCCTCGCGGACGCGATGGACGCCGGTGTGGCCCCCGGCAGCCCGGAGGCGAACCGGCTCGCCGAGCGGCACCGCGAGGTCTTCACCTCGTACTTCCCCCTCACCAGGCAGATGCAGGTCTGCCTGGGCCGCATGTACGAGGCCGATCCGGGATTCGCCGCCCACTACGACGGCATCCGGCCCGGCCTCGCCGCCTGGCTCCGGCAGATCATCGACGCGGACGCCCGCGCCCACGGCATCGACCCGGACACCGCGACCTGGCAGTGA
- a CDS encoding VOC family protein: MSDYYNAFEISPVPAPGPDAVPPEPFHGIYGMPAFATIPTNDLAASVDFWVRGLGFFELFSIPGTLVHLRRWAFQDVLLVAAEKESVPEQAPAMGFSFACVLGQIDSVIEGCRALRPDSVDGPRDTPWNTRDVTVITPENARIVLTAAKPFDPASQEARNLEAIGITPPDSAHDTNDDNKEHA; the protein is encoded by the coding sequence ATGAGCGACTACTACAACGCGTTCGAGATCAGCCCCGTACCCGCCCCCGGCCCGGACGCGGTTCCGCCGGAGCCGTTCCACGGCATCTACGGAATGCCCGCGTTCGCGACGATCCCCACGAACGACCTCGCGGCCTCGGTGGACTTCTGGGTCCGCGGGCTCGGATTCTTCGAACTGTTCAGCATCCCCGGCACACTCGTGCATCTGCGCCGGTGGGCGTTCCAGGACGTGCTCCTCGTCGCGGCGGAGAAGGAGAGCGTTCCGGAGCAGGCGCCCGCGATGGGCTTCAGCTTCGCGTGTGTGCTCGGCCAGATCGATTCCGTGATCGAGGGCTGCCGCGCGCTGCGCCCGGACTCGGTCGACGGCCCCCGGGACACGCCCTGGAACACGCGCGACGTGACGGTGATCACTCCCGAGAACGCCCGGATCGTCCTCACCGCGGCGAAGCCCTTCGATCCGGCGAGCCAGGAGGCACGGAACCTTGAAGCCATCGGGATCACTCCGCCGGACTCGGCCCACGACACGAATGACGACAATAAGGAGCATGCCTGA
- a CDS encoding toxin, giving the protein MSMRELRKECEAGLADLPIPAPFSIDALVANMEAARGRTIVLHEMPDRLARVNAACGLRLKTGGTSFVLYRRRPTEYQTQHVILHELCHEWFDHGTSLDAEQLRRLLPVFDTSLITRVLGGGPTPAPTPAPPVADTIAHAIRSGDGTVQARAQYDTHDERMAEFGASLIPRMARDVSSDDMVGRLANSLSRPVASRRRGLFRRS; this is encoded by the coding sequence ATGTCCATGCGCGAACTGCGGAAGGAATGCGAGGCCGGGCTGGCCGACCTCCCCATACCCGCGCCCTTCTCCATCGACGCACTGGTGGCGAACATGGAGGCGGCCCGCGGCCGCACCATCGTGCTGCACGAGATGCCCGACCGGCTGGCCCGCGTCAACGCGGCCTGCGGGCTGCGGCTGAAGACCGGCGGGACGAGCTTCGTGCTCTACCGCCGCCGTCCGACCGAGTACCAGACCCAGCACGTCATCCTGCACGAGCTGTGCCACGAGTGGTTCGACCACGGCACCTCCCTCGACGCCGAACAGCTCAGGCGACTGCTGCCGGTCTTCGACACCTCGCTGATCACCCGGGTCCTGGGCGGTGGGCCCACGCCCGCCCCCACGCCCGCGCCCCCGGTCGCCGACACCATCGCCCACGCGATCCGGTCGGGGGACGGCACCGTGCAGGCCCGCGCGCAGTACGACACCCACGACGAGCGCATGGCCGAGTTCGGCGCCTCCCTCATCCCCCGCATGGCCCGGGACGTGTCGAGCGACGACATGGTGGGGCGCCTGGCCAACTCCCTCTCGCGCCCCGTCGCCAGCCGCCGCCGCGGCCTGTTCCGCCGTTCCTGA
- a CDS encoding MAB_1171c family putative transporter — protein MTPLDLAGYLIAVLMTAVAVWRMPAALWGDEEDKRRRALWGCYAGFAAALWTKTQAVRLALNDSAVTDLAVLIKHYTATIALLAILSYIVAIYGQYPDGGTIPRHVRFARAIQQVATKASIATLILLTVLFFTVVDRSVPSDRFVADHAGQWGATLYMSVFYLYLGAASAVCAYQWALATAGARLRHLRVGLGMMTFAMFIGVGYTVSRTLFLWVSVLDTPSESFAQHFDEVTEAAQVVLFAFFAVGASIPAFSKGQRRAKLWRAQVKLHGLWHELMTAFPEQPFDPPAPLVRELTRFDTPADLRIDRWAADIADAVEKLRHYVPDTLLPAAKAAAAADGATDTEKAGPLAEAYWIKAALTARNNGAGATTAAAVDTQHATDQDGEVAWLVRVATAYRTVTADRATQVLEQAATGAGARGAGADASAGAAQPPHTGG, from the coding sequence GTGACCCCGCTCGACCTCGCCGGCTACCTCATAGCCGTCCTGATGACGGCCGTCGCCGTCTGGCGCATGCCCGCCGCCCTGTGGGGCGACGAAGAAGACAAACGCCGCCGGGCCCTGTGGGGCTGCTACGCGGGCTTCGCCGCCGCCCTGTGGACCAAGACCCAGGCCGTGCGCCTGGCGCTCAACGACAGCGCCGTCACCGACCTCGCCGTCCTGATCAAGCACTACACGGCCACCATCGCGCTCCTGGCCATCCTCAGCTACATCGTCGCCATCTACGGCCAGTACCCCGACGGCGGGACCATCCCGCGCCACGTGCGGTTCGCCCGCGCCATCCAGCAGGTGGCGACCAAGGCGTCGATCGCCACGCTGATCCTGCTGACGGTGCTGTTCTTCACCGTCGTCGACCGCTCCGTCCCCTCGGACCGCTTCGTCGCCGACCACGCCGGTCAGTGGGGGGCCACGCTGTACATGAGCGTGTTCTACCTCTACTTGGGCGCCGCCTCCGCCGTCTGCGCGTACCAGTGGGCGCTGGCCACCGCCGGGGCCCGGCTCCGCCATCTGCGGGTGGGGCTCGGCATGATGACGTTCGCCATGTTCATCGGGGTCGGCTACACCGTCAGCCGGACCCTGTTCCTGTGGGTCAGCGTCCTGGACACCCCCAGCGAATCCTTCGCCCAGCACTTCGACGAGGTCACCGAGGCCGCGCAGGTGGTGCTGTTCGCCTTCTTCGCCGTGGGGGCCTCCATCCCCGCCTTCAGCAAGGGGCAGCGCCGCGCGAAGCTGTGGCGGGCCCAGGTCAAACTGCACGGCCTCTGGCACGAGTTGATGACCGCCTTCCCCGAGCAGCCCTTCGACCCGCCCGCCCCGCTGGTCCGCGAACTCACCCGCTTCGACACCCCGGCCGACCTGCGCATCGACCGCTGGGCCGCCGACATCGCGGACGCGGTCGAAAAGCTGCGCCACTACGTCCCGGACACCCTGCTCCCGGCCGCGAAGGCCGCCGCCGCGGCGGACGGCGCCACGGACACGGAGAAGGCCGGCCCGCTCGCCGAGGCGTACTGGATCAAGGCCGCGCTCACCGCCAGGAACAACGGCGCGGGCGCCACGACCGCCGCCGCGGTGGACACCCAGCACGCCACCGACCAGGACGGCGAGGTCGCCTGGCTGGTGCGGGTGGCCACCGCCTACCGGACCGTCACGGCGGACCGGGCGACACAGGTGCTGGAGCAGGCCGCGACCGGCGCCGGTGCCCGTGGTGCCGGTGCCGACGCCAGTGCCGGTGCCGCACAACCGCCGCACACCGGTGGATGA